A single region of the Oreochromis niloticus isolate F11D_XX linkage group LG19, O_niloticus_UMD_NMBU, whole genome shotgun sequence genome encodes:
- the LOC109196016 gene encoding uncharacterized protein LOC109196016: MEHAYFASGKAWHRGQQLRYTRLPQGFALSPGIFNQVLKQTLEPCVMLAGCTLVQYVDDLLIAAPTADACFQATMTVLRRLAEAGFKVSKDKLQLVRPQVTFLGREVKQHMVGMMAAHRSAILSHPRPETVKEMLSFLGLTGYSRQYIPDYVGRTNPLRDLVKQHGMRDLTAKLNWTTEAEQCFISLKQDLSRAVDLAVPDYNRDFFLDVSETKGVVNGILFQKKGGGRQLLMYISVCLDNMEKRHPTCTQHVAGVAKAIQKVAHIVRGHPLRVLTTHSVVAYVNSQAFTMTPLRQQRLSKVLEAPNLTLTLEGINMADQMGSGEPHDCAQAVWKEDKTRPDLKAEAMEGAEDLFTDGCCFRDEKEGLKAGYAVVSKRGEQLEVIKAAKLEGQQSAQRAEVIALIEALKYAQGKKINIYTDSAYAFGAAHVELGQWKRAGFLTTNQQPIKHEKEMRALEEALEGPLEVAIIKCKGHDDSATWVARGNRAADEAAKKVVGYTGIRQMVSMGIDWEENPGLAGREEIIKEQEKASPEEKSLWKERGAIKVSNIWRGQMEDQC; encoded by the exons ATGGAACACGCCTATTTTGCCAGTGGAAAAGCATGGCACAG GGGTCAACAGTTAAGGTATACTCGGTTGCCACAGGGATTTGCTCTGTCACCGGGGATTTTTAACCAGGTGTTGAAGCAGACGTTGGAACCGTGTGTGATGCTGGCTGGCTGCACTCTGGTTCAATATGTTGATGACCTCCTGATTGCCGCTCCCACGGCAGACGCTTGCTTTCAGGCCACCATGACCGTGCTCAGGAGACTGGCAGAGGCGGGCTTTAAAGTGAGTAAAGACAAATTACAGTTGGTAAGACCACAGGTGACTTTTTTAGGGAGAGAGGTGAAACAGCATATGGTGGGGATGATGGCTGCTCATAGAAGTGCCATTCTCTCCCACCCGCGGCCGGAGACTGTGAAAGAGATGCTTTCCTTTTTAGGTCTCACAGGCTACAGCCGGCAGTACATTCCAGACTATGTGGGCCGCACTAATCCTTTGCGTGACTTGGTGAAGCAGCATGGAATGAGAGACCTGACTGCTAAGTTGAACTGGACTACTGAAGCTGAACAATGCTTTATTTCTCTGAAACAGGATCTTTCTCGAGCAGTAGATTTAGCTGTGCCAGATTACAACAGGGACTTCTTcttagatgtttctgaaacaaaaggGGTGGTGAATGgcattttgtttcagaaaaaagggggaggtAGACAGCTTTTGATGTACATCAGTGTATGCTTAGACAACATGGAGAAAAGGCACCCTACATGCACTCAGCATGTAGCTGGAGTGGCAAAGGCCATCCAGAAAGTAGCACATATAGTTAGAGGACACCCACTGAGAGTTTTAACAACACACAGTGTGGTGGCTTATGTTAACTCACAGGCCTTCACCATGACCCCACTTAGACAACAGAGGCTCAGCAAAGTGCTGGAGGCCCCAAATTTGACTCTTACACTTGAAGGGATTAACATGGCAGACCAAATGGGGTCAGGGGAACCGCACGACTGCGCTCAGGCGGTCTGGAAAGAAGACAAGACAAGACCAGATCTCAAAGCGGAAGCCATGGAAGGAGCAGAGGATCTCTTCACAGATGGCTGCTGCTTTAGGGACGAGAAGGAGGGGCTCAAGGCAGGCTATGCAGTGGTAAGTAAGAGAGGGGAGCAGCTGGAGGTGATCAAAGCAGCAAAGTTGGAAGGGCAGCAGTCAGCGCAGAGAGCAGAGGTGATTGCACTGATTGAAGCCCTTAAATATGCTCAAGGAAAGAAGATAAACATTTACACCGATTCAGCCTATGCCTTTGGAGCCGCACATGTGGAGCTGGGTCAGTGGAAGAGAGCTGGATTCCTCACTACCAATCAACAACCAATCAAACATGAGAAGGAAATGAGGGCACTGGAAGAGGCGCTGGAAGGACCCCTGGAGGTGGCAATAATAAAGTGCAAGGGACACGACGATTCGGCCACCTGGGTTGCTCGAGGTAATCGAGCAGCAGATGAAGCAGCCAAAAAGGTGGTTGGTTACACAGGGATCAGACAAATGGTAAGTATGGGAATAGATTGGGAAGAAAATCCAGGGCTGGCAGGGCGCGAAGAGATCATAAAAGAACAGGAGAAGGCCTCTCCAGAAGAAAAGTCACTCTGGAAGGAGAGAGGAGCCATAAAGGTAAGCAACATTTGGAGGGGCCAGATGGAAGACCAGTGTTGA